One genomic segment of Phycisphaerae bacterium includes these proteins:
- a CDS encoding PIG-L family deacetylase: MGMEVLVVAAHPDDEVLGCGATLAKHARAGDRVFVQILGEGGTARAGRGKVGVKRVAELQRCAAKAAKVLKVKDLTMSGLPDNRFDGLELLEIVQHVERAIERYQPEVIYTHFWADLNVDHRLTCQAVVTAGRPMGVSAVRRVAAFEVLSSTEWSFGTVGPSFEPNVFERLDEELLEAKVEAMSCYPRELREWPHPRSPEGIEVLARRRGSQCGAGLAEAFTLIREVIL; encoded by the coding sequence GTGGGTATGGAAGTCCTGGTGGTTGCTGCGCATCCGGATGACGAGGTGCTCGGCTGCGGGGCGACGCTGGCCAAGCACGCCCGGGCCGGCGACCGCGTTTTTGTGCAGATTCTTGGGGAGGGCGGAACGGCGAGGGCCGGGCGCGGCAAGGTGGGGGTCAAGCGGGTCGCCGAGTTGCAGAGGTGCGCCGCCAAGGCGGCCAAGGTATTGAAAGTCAAAGACTTAACGATGTCCGGGTTGCCGGATAATCGGTTTGACGGGCTGGAACTGCTGGAGATCGTCCAACACGTGGAGCGGGCGATCGAGCGGTACCAGCCGGAGGTGATCTACACGCACTTTTGGGCCGACCTGAACGTGGATCATCGGCTGACCTGCCAAGCGGTGGTGACGGCCGGGCGGCCGATGGGCGTGTCGGCGGTGCGGCGGGTAGCCGCGTTCGAGGTGCTTTCGAGCACGGAATGGTCGTTTGGGACGGTCGGTCCGTCGTTCGAGCCGAATGTGTTCGAGCGGCTGGACGAAGAGCTTCTGGAGGCGAAGGTCGAGGCGATGAGTTGCTATCCGCGGGAGCTTCGCGAGTGGCCGCACCCTCGGAGCCCCGAGGGGATTGAGGTGCTGGCTCGGCGGCGCGGATCGCAATGCGGCGCGGGTCTGGCGGAAGCATTCACGCTGATTAGAGAGGTTATATTATGA
- a CDS encoding NAD-dependent epimerase/dehydratase family protein: MRVLVTGGSGFIGTYVVNTLKRAGYTVRVLDLMPPRAVGVEYIMGSVLDPYQTSMAVYGCDAVIHLAALLGVKRTERKLLDCLDINIKGTIHVLDAALRERVSKVISASSSEVYGEQTIQPISETNPTYPKSVYAVSKLAAEQYCRAYHQHYGLNYQTVRFFNVYGPGQVAEFVLPRFVKAVLEGQAPVVYGSGEQVRCFSHIADIAEGIRLLLEADVESEEVFNLGNDTEPISMADLAWRVIELANVNLEPRFVSMGSSDRQADREIVARVPDLSKARSVLGYEPKVSLNDGIRELLRGGNIPASWFEPMMYQITRGQDDVARVAPTEEDHTVQPAVG; this comes from the coding sequence ATGAGAGTACTGGTCACCGGCGGATCGGGCTTCATCGGCACGTACGTGGTCAACACGCTCAAGCGGGCGGGTTATACCGTCCGGGTGCTCGATCTGATGCCGCCTCGGGCGGTGGGGGTCGAGTACATCATGGGGTCGGTGCTGGATCCGTACCAGACGTCGATGGCGGTCTACGGCTGCGACGCGGTGATTCATCTGGCGGCGCTGCTGGGGGTCAAGCGGACGGAGCGGAAGCTGCTGGATTGCCTGGATATCAACATCAAAGGAACGATCCACGTTTTGGATGCGGCGCTGCGCGAGCGGGTGAGCAAGGTGATCTCGGCCAGTTCATCCGAGGTCTACGGCGAGCAGACCATTCAGCCGATCAGCGAGACCAACCCGACGTATCCCAAGAGCGTTTACGCGGTGAGCAAACTGGCGGCTGAGCAGTACTGCCGGGCGTATCATCAGCACTACGGGCTGAACTACCAGACGGTGCGGTTCTTTAACGTCTACGGTCCGGGCCAGGTGGCGGAGTTCGTGCTGCCGCGGTTCGTCAAGGCGGTGCTGGAGGGCCAGGCCCCGGTGGTCTACGGCAGCGGCGAGCAGGTGCGTTGCTTCAGCCACATTGCGGACATTGCCGAGGGCATTCGGCTGCTGCTGGAGGCGGACGTGGAGTCCGAAGAGGTGTTCAATCTGGGCAACGACACCGAGCCGATCAGCATGGCCGACCTGGCGTGGCGGGTGATCGAGCTGGCCAACGTGAATCTCGAACCGCGGTTCGTGTCGATGGGCTCGTCGGACCGTCAGGCCGATCGCGAGATCGTCGCCCGCGTGCCGGACCTGAGCAAGGCCCGGTCGGTGCTGGGCTACGAGCCGAAAGTGTCGCTGAACGACGGGATTCGCGAACTGCTGCGGGGCGGCAACATCCCGGCCAGTTGGTTTGAGCCCATGATGTACCAGATCACGCGAGGCCAAGATGACGTCGCCCGAGTCGCGCCAACGGAAGAAGATCATACCGTACAGCCGGCCGTCGGTTAG